In Kitasatospora gansuensis, a genomic segment contains:
- a CDS encoding ATP-binding protein — MGLDGTYGQRAVELGKAPGVPPQRPVPFDLVAWAGEPRPELEPGVYRLNHRQSAVVDREAAAVPAAPLLLRAGLNLAVAWLAYLYGVQLIFWVAGLFGLLDGLNSTTAVIALLAVNIAVATGVIKLFGRMGRWPEVWRRWIGPLLARTVTQEEPPEGAAVPTGPADPWERLRQGGAPLAAQLLDRQPVTDVDYVRIQRAWETVLGEPDLLAAFTEQIAARGAAACAHPSEARDLAGRSHRHDLLTRQVRLGTAQDVLKNPPTHRATGFALDPALLGTSLLAVGPAGTGKTAGLARPLAEALCLQALAGTACAVVIGAAEADLGPDDWYDVVIAPGDLTSPYGLDLFGAAAEVDEAAARLADALLPDELSLRAESARAALQQTVGPFHAAYGRYPGVRELRELLGGEPENWATLRQALADAGELTAHQADLQHRERQHGRADDPGALLADRLALLDRPAFAGCFPGDAPGKPAFAMRALDHPLRVRVKLPELSHPEAARMLSRLVTGQFVQAAGARRERALFAGLVVDDASAALDAHVVRGLQRMRGANAGAVLLLRTLVDLPENLRTALFGAVGCRMAFPGIAPWDGRLFSEAWGTHLIRETAVTHAPDTSGGAFRRAGRLARKALSGTTAQTESVTVRDVERHRWSPSDLAHALPTGHAVISLTTVTGDQIPPVLVDLRG; from the coding sequence ATGGGACTGGACGGTACGTACGGGCAGCGTGCGGTCGAACTCGGGAAGGCGCCGGGGGTACCGCCGCAGCGGCCGGTCCCGTTCGACCTCGTCGCCTGGGCCGGGGAGCCGCGCCCCGAACTCGAACCGGGCGTCTACCGGCTGAACCACCGTCAGAGTGCCGTGGTGGACCGCGAGGCCGCCGCCGTCCCGGCCGCCCCGCTGCTGCTGCGGGCCGGGCTCAACCTGGCGGTGGCCTGGCTCGCCTATCTGTACGGCGTCCAGCTGATCTTCTGGGTAGCCGGTCTGTTCGGCCTGCTCGACGGGCTCAACTCGACCACCGCAGTGATCGCGCTGCTGGCGGTGAACATCGCGGTGGCGACCGGGGTGATCAAGCTGTTCGGCCGGATGGGCCGCTGGCCCGAGGTCTGGCGTCGCTGGATCGGCCCGCTGCTGGCCCGCACCGTCACCCAGGAGGAGCCGCCCGAGGGTGCCGCCGTGCCGACCGGGCCCGCCGACCCCTGGGAGCGGCTGCGCCAGGGCGGTGCGCCGCTGGCCGCCCAGCTGCTGGACCGGCAGCCGGTCACCGACGTCGACTACGTCCGGATCCAGCGCGCCTGGGAGACCGTGCTCGGCGAGCCGGACCTGCTGGCCGCCTTCACCGAACAGATCGCTGCCCGGGGCGCCGCCGCCTGCGCCCACCCCTCGGAGGCCCGCGACCTGGCAGGACGCAGCCACCGGCACGACCTGCTGACCCGTCAGGTCAGACTCGGCACCGCCCAGGACGTGCTGAAGAACCCGCCCACCCACCGCGCCACCGGCTTCGCCCTCGACCCGGCGCTGCTCGGCACCTCGCTGCTCGCGGTCGGCCCGGCCGGCACCGGCAAGACCGCCGGGCTGGCCCGGCCGCTGGCCGAGGCGCTCTGCCTGCAGGCCCTCGCGGGCACCGCCTGCGCGGTGGTGATCGGCGCCGCCGAGGCCGACCTCGGGCCGGACGACTGGTACGACGTGGTGATCGCCCCCGGCGACCTCACCTCGCCCTACGGCCTCGACCTGTTCGGCGCCGCCGCCGAGGTGGACGAGGCGGCCGCCCGGCTGGCCGACGCGCTGCTGCCGGACGAGCTCTCGCTGCGCGCCGAGAGCGCCCGGGCCGCGCTCCAGCAGACGGTCGGCCCCTTCCACGCCGCGTACGGCCGCTACCCCGGCGTCCGGGAGCTGCGCGAGCTGCTCGGCGGCGAGCCGGAGAACTGGGCGACGCTGCGTCAGGCGCTGGCCGACGCCGGTGAACTGACGGCCCACCAGGCCGACCTCCAGCACCGCGAGCGCCAGCACGGCCGGGCCGACGACCCGGGCGCGCTGCTCGCCGACCGGCTGGCGCTGCTGGACCGCCCGGCCTTCGCCGGGTGCTTCCCGGGGGACGCCCCCGGCAAGCCCGCCTTCGCGATGCGGGCGCTGGACCACCCGCTCAGGGTCCGGGTCAAGCTGCCCGAGCTCAGCCACCCGGAGGCGGCCCGGATGCTGTCCCGGCTGGTCACCGGCCAGTTCGTGCAGGCCGCCGGCGCGCGCCGGGAGCGTGCGCTGTTCGCCGGTCTGGTGGTGGACGACGCCTCGGCGGCGCTCGACGCGCACGTGGTGCGCGGGCTGCAACGGATGCGCGGGGCGAACGCCGGTGCCGTCCTGCTGCTGCGCACCCTGGTCGACCTGCCGGAGAACCTGCGCACCGCGCTGTTCGGCGCGGTCGGCTGCCGGATGGCCTTCCCCGGCATCGCGCCCTGGGACGGCCGGCTGTTCTCCGAGGCCTGGGGCACCCACCTGATCCGGGAGACCGCCGTCACCCACGCGCCGGACACCTCGGGCGGCGCGTTCCGCCGGGCCGGGCGGCTGGCCCGCAAGGCCCTCTCCGGGACCACCGCGCAGACCGAGAGCGTCACCGTCCGGGACGTCGAGCGGCACCGCTGGTCACCGTCCGACCTGGCGCACGCGCTGCCCACCGGGCACGCGGTGATCTCGCTGACCACGGTGACGGGGGATCAGATCCCGCCGGTGCTGGTGGACCTGCGCGGCTGA
- a CDS encoding phosphatase PAP2 family protein: MDSEPHFLPTASAAPAGAAAAENRSTDRPAHTPRGARNGDLPSRPGALPPAPGRLSHARKHAWLPLLLLAALLLISWQVAVDGPLLELDELTRSTVHTVRRALGSTLLNHLGAGLSDLGGPVPAMPVLLLAGAVAAWREHRAGRARWWYPVPVAVLAGVLVPLLIVPSKTWFARPGPFGFPLSPEQLGWYPSGHTATSAIAYGTAALLLGRTLGRTARERLYGLTALVCLGVGAGLVWSDYHWLLDVLASWCLAGVLLWGLRLLLTRLTRR, encoded by the coding sequence ATGGACAGCGAGCCACACTTCTTACCGACAGCCTCCGCGGCTCCAGCCGGAGCGGCGGCAGCCGAGAACCGATCGACCGACCGTCCGGCCCACACCCCCCGGGGCGCACGGAACGGCGATCTCCCCAGCCGCCCTGGAGCTCTCCCCCCTGCTCCGGGGCGGCTCTCGCATGCCCGGAAGCATGCCTGGCTCCCGCTGCTCCTGCTGGCCGCGCTGCTCCTGATCTCCTGGCAGGTCGCCGTCGACGGCCCGCTGCTGGAGCTCGACGAACTCACCCGGAGCACCGTCCACACCGTCCGCCGGGCGCTGGGCAGCACGCTGCTCAACCACCTCGGCGCCGGGCTCTCCGACCTCGGCGGCCCCGTCCCGGCGATGCCGGTCCTGCTGCTGGCGGGGGCGGTCGCGGCCTGGCGCGAGCACCGGGCCGGGCGGGCCCGCTGGTGGTACCCGGTGCCGGTCGCGGTCCTGGCCGGGGTGCTGGTGCCGCTGCTGATCGTGCCCAGCAAGACCTGGTTCGCCCGGCCGGGCCCGTTCGGCTTCCCGCTCTCCCCCGAGCAGCTCGGCTGGTACCCGTCCGGGCACACCGCCACCTCGGCGATCGCGTACGGGACGGCGGCTCTGCTGCTCGGCCGGACGCTCGGCCGGACGGCCCGGGAGCGGCTGTACGGGCTGACCGCGCTGGTCTGCCTGGGGGTCGGGGCCGGGCTGGTGTGGAGCGACTACCACTGGCTGCTGGACGTGCTGGCCAGCTGGTGCCTGGCCGGGGTGCTGCTCTGGGGCCTGCGGCTGCTGCTCACTCGCCTCACTCGCCGCTAG
- a CDS encoding PucR family transcriptional regulator, translating into MPPTLASVVRSSSLHLTVLAGADQLERPVRWVHTSELDDPTPFLEGGELLLTTGIKLGKAAAKLQAYVHRLADAGVVGLGLGVGLSHTEVPQALVDAAAQRGLPLIRVPEATPFIAISKTVSAALAAEQYEAVTTSFEAQEELTRAALGKDGTTAVVRRLAARLGGWAALYDGSGALSAVAPDWAARRAGRLAAEVDRLRRRPAPSSAALQGRAPGIDTADEDYVVVQSLGADRRPRGFLAVGTEDRITPTERYVLNAAVALLTLTLERSRELRQAEERMGAALLGMVLAGEIVTARQVAAGLFGGLPEGTVRVLVGGAGPTADPEALGELGDRAEQAGTRVGEKLLISREDGPSGPRLIVLAPDNGAAHRACLGAVEEHEGLALGISAAASVEEAGTAFAQAERALAVALRGGKRAVDHEEVGAGSLLPLLGEEAVTAFAEGLLRPLRDHDRTARGDLVASLRAWLSRHGQWDAAAADLGVHRHTLRYRMRRVEELLGRSLDDTDVRMELWLALRSGED; encoded by the coding sequence ATGCCCCCCACACTTGCCTCCGTCGTCCGCAGCAGCTCGCTCCACCTGACCGTGCTGGCCGGTGCGGACCAGCTGGAACGGCCCGTCCGCTGGGTGCACACCAGTGAGCTGGACGACCCCACGCCCTTCCTGGAGGGCGGGGAGCTGCTGCTCACCACCGGGATCAAGCTGGGCAAGGCCGCCGCCAAGCTGCAGGCGTACGTGCACCGGCTGGCCGACGCGGGCGTGGTCGGCCTCGGTCTCGGGGTCGGGCTCTCGCACACCGAGGTGCCGCAGGCGCTGGTGGACGCTGCCGCCCAGCGCGGGCTGCCGCTGATCCGGGTGCCCGAGGCGACCCCGTTCATCGCGATCAGCAAGACCGTCTCGGCCGCGCTGGCGGCCGAGCAGTACGAGGCGGTCACCACCAGCTTCGAGGCCCAGGAGGAGCTGACCCGGGCCGCGCTCGGCAAGGACGGCACCACCGCGGTGGTCCGCCGGCTGGCCGCCCGGCTCGGCGGCTGGGCCGCGCTGTACGACGGTTCCGGCGCGCTCTCCGCCGTCGCCCCCGACTGGGCCGCCCGCCGCGCGGGCCGGCTGGCCGCCGAGGTGGACCGGCTGCGCCGCCGCCCCGCGCCGTCCTCGGCCGCGCTGCAGGGCCGGGCCCCGGGCATCGACACCGCCGACGAGGACTACGTGGTGGTCCAGTCGCTCGGCGCGGACCGCCGCCCGCGCGGCTTCCTCGCGGTCGGCACCGAGGACCGGATCACCCCCACCGAGCGGTACGTGCTGAACGCCGCCGTCGCGCTGCTCACCCTGACCCTGGAGCGCTCGCGCGAGCTGCGCCAGGCCGAGGAACGGATGGGCGCCGCGCTGCTCGGCATGGTGCTCGCGGGCGAGATCGTGACGGCCCGCCAGGTCGCCGCCGGGCTGTTCGGCGGGCTGCCCGAGGGCACCGTCCGGGTGCTGGTCGGCGGGGCCGGGCCGACCGCTGACCCGGAGGCGCTCGGCGAGCTCGGCGACCGCGCCGAACAGGCCGGCACCCGGGTCGGTGAGAAGCTGCTGATCTCCCGCGAGGACGGGCCGAGCGGCCCCCGGCTGATCGTGCTCGCCCCCGACAACGGAGCGGCCCACCGGGCCTGCCTGGGCGCGGTCGAGGAGCACGAGGGCCTGGCGCTCGGCATCTCGGCGGCCGCTTCGGTGGAGGAGGCCGGCACGGCCTTCGCTCAGGCCGAACGGGCCCTGGCGGTCGCCCTCCGGGGCGGCAAGCGGGCGGTCGACCACGAGGAGGTCGGCGCCGGATCCCTGCTGCCACTGCTCGGCGAGGAGGCGGTCACCGCCTTCGCCGAGGGCCTGCTCCGCCCGCTGCGCGACCACGACCGCACCGCCCGGGGTGACCTGGTCGCCTCGCTGCGGGCCTGGCTCTCCCGGCACGGCCAGTGGGACGCGGCCGCCGCCGACCTGGGCGTGCACCGGCACACCCTGCGGTACCGGATGCGCCGGGTGGAGGAACTCCTCGGACGCTCGCTGGACGACACCGACGTCCGGATGGAGCTCTGGCTGGCGCTCCGCTCCGGCGAGGACTAG
- a CDS encoding EamA family transporter codes for MTPRHIALAVLVAAVWGVNFVVIHIGLEHFPPFLFGALRFAVVAVPAIFFVGPPKVAWRWVVAVGVTLGVVKFGLLFFGMHAGMPAGLSSLVLQSQAVFTAVFAAVLLREHPPAQRIAGLAIAFGGIALAAVDRGLHGPVGAFVIVIVAAAFWGLSNVLTRKAAPPDALRWMVWMSAVPVLPLLALSLLFEGPSAIGAALTGLTPAGIGAVLYVGLGSTLFGFMAWTYLLGRYDASAVAPYSLLVPVFGMSSSWLLLGERFGPLAVGATVLVVLGIGLTALGPDQLPGAARRRARRSAALAAVRPGPAG; via the coding sequence ATGACCCCCCGTCACATCGCCCTCGCCGTGCTGGTCGCCGCCGTCTGGGGTGTCAACTTCGTCGTCATCCACATCGGCCTCGAGCACTTCCCGCCGTTCCTGTTCGGCGCGCTGCGGTTCGCCGTGGTGGCGGTCCCCGCGATCTTCTTCGTCGGGCCGCCGAAGGTCGCCTGGCGCTGGGTGGTGGCGGTCGGGGTGACGCTGGGGGTGGTGAAGTTCGGGCTGCTGTTCTTCGGCATGCACGCCGGGATGCCGGCCGGGCTGTCCTCGCTGGTGCTGCAGAGCCAGGCCGTGTTCACGGCGGTGTTCGCGGCCGTGCTGCTGCGCGAACACCCGCCCGCGCAGCGGATCGCCGGGCTGGCCATCGCGTTCGGCGGGATCGCGCTGGCCGCGGTGGACCGGGGTCTGCACGGCCCGGTCGGGGCGTTCGTGATCGTGATCGTGGCGGCCGCGTTCTGGGGGCTGTCCAACGTGCTGACCCGGAAGGCCGCGCCGCCGGACGCGCTGCGCTGGATGGTCTGGATGAGCGCCGTGCCGGTGCTGCCGCTGCTCGCCCTGTCGCTGCTGTTCGAGGGGCCCTCGGCGATCGGCGCGGCACTGACCGGTCTCACCCCGGCCGGGATCGGCGCGGTGCTCTACGTCGGCCTGGGGTCCACCCTGTTCGGCTTCATGGCCTGGACGTACCTGCTCGGCCGGTACGACGCCTCGGCGGTGGCGCCCTACTCGCTGCTGGTGCCGGTCTTCGGGATGTCCTCGTCCTGGCTGCTGCTCGGCGAGCGGTTCGGCCCGCTCGCGGTCGGGGCGACGGTGCTGGTGGTGCTCGGGATCGGGCTCACCGCGCTGGGCCCGGACCAGCTGCCCGGTGCTGCTCGAAGGCGAGCTCGGCGGTCCGCAGCGCTTGCAGCAGTGCGGCCTGGTCCGGCTGGCTGA
- a CDS encoding DUF2218 domain-containing protein — MSRSQARVATDRPARYAKQLAAHMSRKVQTDWSEETGRGELVFSAGTATLTAEPAALLLVVEGEEADLPQLEDVVGRHLVRFGARDELVVEWHRDSGEAGLVHRNEEDPASGE; from the coding sequence ATGTCCCGTTCTCAGGCGCGCGTCGCCACCGACCGTCCGGCCCGCTACGCCAAGCAGCTGGCCGCCCACATGAGCCGCAAGGTGCAGACCGACTGGTCCGAGGAGACCGGCCGGGGCGAACTGGTCTTCAGCGCCGGCACCGCCACCCTGACCGCCGAGCCCGCCGCGCTGCTGCTGGTGGTCGAGGGCGAGGAGGCCGACCTGCCCCAGCTGGAGGACGTGGTCGGCCGCCATCTGGTCCGCTTCGGCGCCCGCGACGAGCTAGTGGTCGAGTGGCACCGGGACAGCGGCGAAGCCGGTCTGGTGCACCGCAACGAGGAGGACCCCGCTAGCGGCGAGTGA
- a CDS encoding ZIP family metal transporter, giving the protein MTAVLVSAGAFLMTLLGGYVAQRTGDRRHLVLGFAAGLMLGVVAFDLLPEAINAAPDEVHGVPQALLMFAAGFLAIHIVERSVAIHRSHEGEYAAHSHAHAHSHAPGGKQGVGLTAAGALVGHSLMDGFAIGAAFQAGSTVGTVVAIAVVAHDFADGFNTYTITRMYGNNRRRALALLGADALAPVTGAAITLLFSIPEHLLGLYLGFFAGFLLYLATSDILPEAHSPHPSRSTLLCTLLGVGFMWVVIGFAD; this is encoded by the coding sequence ATGACCGCGGTGCTCGTCTCCGCCGGTGCGTTCCTGATGACGCTGCTCGGCGGTTACGTTGCTCAGCGCACCGGTGACCGTCGCCATCTGGTGCTCGGCTTCGCGGCCGGTCTGATGCTCGGGGTGGTGGCGTTCGACCTGCTGCCCGAGGCGATCAACGCCGCGCCGGACGAGGTGCACGGGGTGCCGCAGGCGCTGCTGATGTTCGCCGCCGGCTTCCTGGCGATCCACATCGTCGAACGGTCGGTGGCCATCCACCGCAGTCACGAGGGGGAGTACGCCGCCCACTCGCACGCCCATGCGCACAGCCACGCGCCGGGCGGCAAACAGGGTGTCGGCCTGACCGCCGCGGGCGCGCTGGTGGGGCACAGCCTGATGGACGGGTTCGCGATCGGCGCGGCCTTCCAGGCGGGCAGCACGGTCGGCACGGTGGTGGCCATCGCGGTGGTCGCCCACGACTTCGCGGACGGTTTCAACACCTACACCATCACCCGGATGTACGGGAACAACCGTCGCCGCGCCCTCGCCCTGCTCGGTGCGGACGCGCTGGCGCCGGTGACCGGGGCGGCGATCACGCTGCTGTTCAGCATCCCGGAGCACCTGCTCGGGCTGTACCTCGGCTTCTTCGCGGGCTTCCTGCTCTACCTGGCGACCTCCGACATCCTGCCGGAGGCGCACAGCCCGCACCCGTCCCGGTCCACGCTGCTCTGCACGCTGCTCGGGGTGGGCTTCATGTGGGTCGTGATCGGCTTCGCGGACTGA
- the gabT gene encoding 4-aminobutyrate--2-oxoglutarate transaminase — protein MSAATPLPQERRLVTAIPGPKSQELQARKLGAVAAGVGTTLPVYVARAGGGVLEDVDGNSLIDFGSGIAVTNVGNSAAAVVAKATAQLEAFTHTCFMVTPYEGYVAVAEQLNELTPGDHEKRTALFNSGAEAVENAVKIARVYTKRTAVVVFDHGYHGRTNLTMGLTAKNMPYKQGFGPFAPEIYRVPVAYPYRWLTGAENCAAEAAAQAIDIINKQIGADNVAAIIIEPIQGEGGFIEPAKGFLPAIVEYAKANGIVFVADEIQTGFCRTGQWFACDDEGIVPDLITTAKGIAGGLPLAAVTGRAEIMDAAHGGGLGGTYGGNPVACAAALGAIETMKSEDLNGKAKRIEEVMKARLATMAEKFDVIGEIRGRGAMIAVELVKPGSKEPNPEFTAAVAKACHAEGLVVLTAGTYGNVLRFLPPLVMPEHLLVEGLDIIEGAFAAV, from the coding sequence ATGAGCGCTGCAACTCCGCTCCCGCAGGAGCGTCGCCTGGTCACCGCGATCCCCGGCCCGAAGTCGCAGGAGCTGCAGGCCCGCAAGCTCGGCGCGGTGGCCGCCGGTGTCGGCACCACCCTGCCGGTGTACGTCGCGCGGGCCGGCGGCGGCGTGCTGGAGGACGTGGACGGCAACTCGCTGATCGACTTCGGCTCCGGCATCGCCGTGACGAACGTCGGCAACAGCGCCGCCGCCGTGGTCGCCAAGGCCACCGCGCAGCTGGAGGCGTTCACCCACACCTGCTTCATGGTGACCCCGTACGAGGGTTACGTGGCGGTGGCCGAGCAGCTCAACGAGCTGACCCCGGGCGACCACGAGAAGCGCACCGCGCTCTTCAACTCGGGCGCCGAGGCGGTGGAGAACGCGGTGAAGATCGCCCGCGTCTACACCAAGCGCACCGCCGTCGTGGTCTTCGACCACGGCTACCACGGCCGCACCAACCTCACCATGGGCCTGACGGCGAAGAACATGCCGTACAAGCAGGGCTTCGGCCCGTTCGCGCCGGAGATCTACCGCGTCCCGGTCGCGTACCCCTACCGCTGGCTGACCGGTGCCGAGAACTGCGCCGCCGAGGCCGCCGCGCAGGCGATCGACATCATCAACAAGCAGATCGGCGCCGACAACGTCGCGGCGATCATCATCGAGCCGATCCAGGGCGAGGGCGGCTTCATCGAGCCGGCCAAGGGCTTCCTGCCGGCCATCGTCGAGTACGCCAAGGCGAACGGCATCGTCTTCGTCGCGGACGAGATCCAGACCGGCTTCTGCCGCACCGGCCAGTGGTTCGCCTGTGACGACGAGGGCATCGTCCCGGACCTGATCACCACCGCCAAGGGCATCGCCGGCGGTCTGCCGCTGGCCGCCGTGACCGGCCGCGCCGAGATCATGGACGCCGCGCACGGCGGTGGCCTGGGCGGTACCTACGGTGGCAACCCGGTCGCCTGCGCCGCCGCGCTGGGCGCCATCGAGACCATGAAGTCCGAGGACCTGAACGGCAAGGCCAAGCGCATCGAGGAGGTCATGAAGGCCCGCCTGGCCACCATGGCCGAGAAGTTCGACGTGATCGGCGAGATCCGCGGCCGCGGCGCGATGATCGCGGTCGAGCTGGTCAAGCCGGGCTCCAAGGAGCCGAACCCGGAGTTCACCGCCGCCGTGGCCAAGGCGTGCCACGCCGAGGGCCTGGTGGTGCTGACCGCCGGCACCTACGGCAACGTGCTGCGCTTCCTGCCGCCGCTGGTGATGCCGGAGCACCTGCTCGTCGAGGGCCTGGACATCATCGAGGGCGCGTTCGCCGCCGTCTGA
- a CDS encoding MarR family winged helix-turn-helix transcriptional regulator — translation MSTPSEPAAPSAPPADTAAELADALTRAMKRIRRQTMARLEPYGLTPGQARALRTLAHAPGCEGRETMRLSELAERLHIAPRSATTVVDALEEAGLVERVPDPADRRAVRVVLTPAGHGALERLGQVRQEVAQEYFGPVSQPDQAALLQALRTAELAFEQHRAAGPGPAR, via the coding sequence ATGTCCACGCCGTCCGAGCCTGCCGCACCGTCAGCGCCGCCCGCCGACACCGCCGCGGAACTCGCCGACGCGCTGACCCGGGCGATGAAGCGGATCCGCCGGCAGACCATGGCGCGACTGGAGCCGTACGGGCTCACGCCCGGCCAGGCCCGCGCCCTGCGCACCCTGGCGCACGCCCCCGGCTGCGAGGGCCGGGAGACCATGCGGCTGAGCGAACTGGCCGAGCGCCTGCATATCGCCCCCCGCTCCGCGACCACCGTGGTGGACGCGCTGGAGGAGGCCGGACTGGTGGAGCGGGTGCCCGACCCGGCGGACCGACGGGCCGTCAGGGTCGTGCTGACCCCGGCCGGCCACGGTGCGCTGGAGCGGCTCGGCCAGGTCCGCCAGGAGGTCGCACAGGAGTACTTCGGACCGGTCAGCCAGCCGGACCAGGCCGCACTGCTGCAAGCGCTGCGGACCGCCGAGCTCGCCTTCGAGCAGCACCGGGCAGCTGGTCCGGGCCCAGCGCGGTGA
- a CDS encoding DUF6278 family protein, producing the protein MGHGFLSSWRGTRSTTGTPEPALADLLAECGLLRELAESSGVRLDDTERSLTALDQLLPRWRDDPEVSDWLGNDAGLYLGTVLRRTVPGTSWRLDRHDRPQIVLPGGRELDVTALGHSWADQGSPQLGTAYLTATDG; encoded by the coding sequence ATGGGCCACGGATTCCTGAGCAGCTGGCGAGGCACCCGCTCCACCACCGGAACGCCGGAACCGGCGCTGGCGGACCTGCTGGCCGAGTGCGGGCTGCTGCGCGAGCTGGCCGAGTCCAGCGGGGTACGGCTGGACGACACCGAGCGCTCGCTGACCGCGCTGGACCAGCTGCTCCCCCGCTGGCGGGACGACCCCGAGGTCTCCGACTGGCTCGGCAACGACGCCGGTCTCTACCTGGGCACCGTGCTGCGCCGCACCGTCCCCGGCACCAGCTGGCGGCTGGACCGGCACGACCGCCCGCAGATCGTGCTGCCCGGCGGCCGCGAACTCGACGTCACCGCGCTCGGCCACTCCTGGGCCGACCAGGGTTCGCCCCAGCTCGGCACCGCCTACCTCACCGCGACCGACGGCTGA
- a CDS encoding LysR family transcriptional regulator produces the protein MMDLGRLRALHAVAVHGSVGGAAAALGFTPSAISQQIAKLERETRTVLLERQGRGVALTDAARALADTAQQVLALVEQAEVTLEEQRGEAVGRLVVAAFATGARGILPGALAELRERCPELDVRLLEVDPYLAAELVARGEVDLALVQDWPTVPLPIQDGLSRLDLGLDPVDLLLPAGHPLAALAVVPVGRLLGQRWISVPPGNICHDWLVRTLREAGEEPDVIYQVGEFETQIALIGAGLGIGLVPRLGRAVLPPGVVARPVVPEPTRRVFVLWRTRTSRRPAITATLHALQRQWG, from the coding sequence ATGATGGATCTGGGCAGGCTCCGCGCGCTGCACGCGGTCGCGGTACACGGTTCGGTCGGCGGGGCGGCGGCCGCGCTCGGCTTCACCCCGTCCGCGATCTCCCAGCAGATCGCCAAGCTGGAGCGGGAGACCCGCACCGTCCTGTTGGAACGTCAGGGCCGCGGCGTGGCATTGACCGACGCCGCCCGCGCGCTGGCCGACACCGCGCAGCAGGTCCTCGCGCTGGTCGAACAGGCCGAAGTGACCCTGGAGGAGCAGCGCGGCGAGGCCGTCGGCCGGCTCGTGGTGGCCGCCTTCGCCACCGGCGCGCGCGGCATCCTGCCCGGGGCGCTCGCCGAGCTGCGCGAGCGCTGCCCGGAGCTGGACGTCCGACTGCTGGAGGTGGACCCGTACCTGGCCGCCGAACTGGTGGCCCGGGGCGAGGTCGACCTCGCCCTGGTCCAGGACTGGCCGACCGTACCGCTGCCGATCCAGGACGGCCTGTCCCGGCTCGACCTCGGCCTCGACCCGGTGGACCTGCTGCTGCCCGCCGGGCACCCGCTGGCCGCACTCGCCGTGGTGCCGGTCGGGCGGCTGCTCGGGCAGCGCTGGATCAGCGTGCCGCCCGGCAACATCTGCCACGACTGGCTGGTGCGCACCCTGCGGGAGGCCGGCGAGGAACCGGACGTGATCTACCAGGTGGGCGAGTTCGAGACCCAGATCGCGCTGATCGGCGCCGGCCTCGGGATCGGCCTGGTGCCCCGGCTTGGCCGCGCGGTGCTGCCACCCGGGGTGGTCGCCAGGCCGGTGGTGCCCGAGCCGACACGCCGGGTGTTCGTGCTCTGGCGGACCAGGACCAGCCGCCGGCCCGCCATCACGGCGACGCTGCACGCGCTCCAGCGGCAGTGGGGGTGA